A window from Gemmatimonadaceae bacterium encodes these proteins:
- a CDS encoding MFS transporter — MSLSLPADVTTRGATGLAGDDADPRRWRVLALLACAELLGMSLWFAASAVSSQLGAIWHLGQSSLGWLTAIVQLGFVIGTAVSALLNLADIVPARFLFSISALLGAVANAALVITPSYRGVLACRLLTGFALAGVYPPAMKMISTWFRARRGLAVGTIVGALTVGKAGPYLVHAMPGAGVRPVVLSASVGAMTAAVLVLLFYRDGPFPFPPRRFSWLLVATVIRERRFRLATGGYLGHMFELYSAWTWIPTFVAMSAAAGGMPAGPHREALAALITFCAIAIGGIGCVWGGIVADRRGREWLVTVAMTASGACALLMGLTYGASLWLLVAVSLVWGFFVIADSAQFSVLVTESVPPHAVGTALTVQTSIGFLLTMVSIQLIPPIAAAIGWQWAFVVLAVGPGAGIAAIQRLRRGVTPAPASPVPRARVR, encoded by the coding sequence GTGAGCTTGTCCCTTCCCGCTGACGTCACGACGCGAGGCGCAACGGGTCTTGCGGGTGACGACGCCGATCCACGCCGATGGCGAGTGCTTGCGCTGCTCGCCTGCGCCGAATTGCTCGGCATGTCGTTGTGGTTTGCCGCGAGCGCTGTTTCCTCACAACTCGGTGCGATCTGGCACCTCGGACAGTCGTCGTTAGGCTGGCTTACGGCGATCGTGCAGCTTGGCTTCGTCATCGGCACCGCCGTTTCGGCATTGCTCAATCTCGCGGACATCGTTCCGGCGCGCTTCCTCTTCTCGATCTCGGCATTGCTCGGGGCAGTAGCGAATGCGGCGCTCGTGATCACGCCAAGCTACCGCGGCGTACTCGCGTGCCGCCTGCTGACAGGGTTCGCGCTCGCAGGGGTGTACCCGCCGGCGATGAAGATGATATCGACATGGTTCCGCGCACGGCGCGGCCTCGCCGTCGGAACGATCGTCGGTGCCCTGACAGTTGGAAAGGCGGGCCCGTACCTCGTTCACGCCATGCCGGGCGCGGGAGTTCGGCCTGTCGTACTCTCGGCCAGTGTCGGAGCCATGACAGCCGCGGTATTGGTACTGCTCTTCTATCGTGACGGCCCGTTTCCATTCCCACCGCGGCGCTTTTCCTGGCTCTTGGTGGCCACGGTCATTCGTGAGCGGCGCTTTCGCCTGGCCACGGGTGGTTATCTTGGCCACATGTTCGAGTTGTATAGCGCGTGGACTTGGATCCCGACATTTGTCGCGATGAGCGCAGCGGCTGGCGGTATGCCCGCGGGTCCCCATCGCGAGGCACTCGCTGCACTCATTACGTTCTGCGCCATTGCGATTGGCGGCATCGGCTGCGTATGGGGCGGTATCGTCGCCGATCGGCGCGGGCGCGAATGGTTGGTGACCGTCGCAATGACAGCCAGTGGCGCCTGTGCGCTCCTCATGGGCTTGACCTATGGCGCGAGCCTTTGGCTACTCGTAGCGGTGTCGCTCGTTTGGGGATTCTTCGTCATTGCCGACTCGGCGCAGTTTAGCGTTCTCGTAACAGAATCCGTCCCGCCGCACGCCGTGGGTACGGCGCTCACGGTGCAGACATCGATTGGATTTCTCCTCACGATGGTCTCGATCCAGCTCATACCGCCGATTGCGGCAGCCATTGGATGGCAGTGGGCGTTCGTAGTCCTCGCCGTCGGTCCCGGCGCTGGCATTGCGGCGATTCAGCGTCTCCGCCGAGGGGTCACCCCAGCCCCAGCATCGCCCGTCCCACGAGCTCGCGTTCGTTAG
- a CDS encoding ATP-binding cassette domain-containing protein, producing the protein MSTASDRAPSLRLEGITKSFGSTRALDGAGLVVRPATVHAVLGENGAGKTTLMRVAFGMLQPDGGRVLLNEHERRFASPADAIRAGIGMVHQHFTNVAAMTVAENIALGGHGRFSRTSAAARVRAIAAETQLPIDPDARAESLGVGAQQRLEILKALARRARLLIMDEPTAVLAPAEARDLLGWIRSFAAQGGSVILITHKLSEALSVADEVTVLRSGRTVLTSIAGETTADRLAEAMLGAAPPTSSEPETVSAQGGAVLRLLSVTLADDRGTERIVDANLEIRQHEIIGIAALENSGHQLLLRALAGRTTPVRGVLERRGEPALIPEDRHRDALILGFSLIENLALKGAGRRRGRIDWADRRREAQMLMRDYDVRSSSIEAPASSLSGGNQQKLVLARELSGRPPLIVAENPTRGLDIRATAAVHARLRAAAAEGSAVVVFSNDLDEVLALATRVVAVHAGRLREVPNERELVGRAMLGLG; encoded by the coding sequence GTGAGCACGGCGTCGGATCGCGCGCCATCACTTCGGCTCGAGGGAATCACCAAGAGCTTCGGGTCAACGCGGGCGCTCGACGGCGCTGGGCTGGTGGTGCGCCCGGCGACGGTGCACGCCGTCCTGGGTGAGAACGGCGCCGGGAAAACGACACTCATGCGAGTCGCATTCGGCATGCTGCAGCCAGATGGCGGCCGTGTTTTGCTCAATGAGCACGAACGGCGATTCGCATCGCCAGCGGACGCGATCCGTGCCGGAATCGGGATGGTGCATCAGCATTTCACGAACGTGGCGGCGATGACCGTCGCCGAAAACATCGCGTTAGGCGGCCATGGCAGGTTTTCTCGTACGAGTGCTGCAGCACGCGTGCGCGCGATCGCCGCGGAAACCCAACTTCCGATCGATCCCGATGCGCGAGCCGAGTCCCTCGGTGTCGGAGCACAGCAGCGCCTGGAGATTCTCAAGGCGTTAGCGCGCCGCGCACGCCTCCTGATAATGGACGAGCCGACCGCGGTACTCGCGCCCGCGGAAGCGCGGGATCTGCTCGGCTGGATACGTTCATTCGCCGCTCAAGGTGGATCAGTCATCCTGATCACGCACAAATTGTCGGAGGCATTGAGCGTGGCCGACGAGGTGACCGTGCTCCGCTCCGGCAGGACGGTGCTCACGTCGATAGCCGGGGAGACAACGGCCGATCGACTCGCCGAGGCGATGCTCGGGGCGGCGCCCCCAACATCATCAGAGCCCGAAACTGTCTCTGCGCAGGGCGGCGCGGTGCTCCGCCTCTTGTCGGTGACTCTCGCGGACGATCGCGGCACCGAGCGCATCGTCGATGCAAACCTGGAGATTCGGCAGCACGAGATTATCGGAATCGCCGCGCTGGAGAACTCGGGGCACCAATTGCTCCTGCGCGCGCTGGCAGGTCGAACGACTCCCGTACGGGGAGTGCTGGAGCGACGTGGCGAGCCGGCTCTCATTCCCGAGGATCGTCACCGCGACGCGCTGATTCTCGGTTTCTCGCTCATCGAGAATCTCGCATTGAAGGGTGCCGGCAGGCGCCGCGGGCGCATCGACTGGGCAGATCGACGCCGCGAGGCGCAGATGCTCATGAGAGACTACGACGTGCGGAGTTCCTCCATCGAGGCGCCTGCGAGCTCGCTCTCTGGTGGGAACCAGCAAAAGCTGGTGCTCGCGCGTGAGCTCAGTGGTCGTCCGCCGCTCATCGTTGCGGAGAATCCGACTCGAGGTCTCGATATTCGTGCTACGGCGGCGGTGCACGCGCGGCTGCGCGCCGCGGCCGCGGAGGGATCGGCCGTCGTTGTGTTTTCCAATGATCTCGACGAGGTGCTCGCGCTGGCGACGCGTGTAGTGGCCGTGCACGCGGGCCGGTTGCGGGAGGTGCCTAACGAACGCGAGCTCGTGGGACGGGCGATGCTGGGGCTGGGGTGA
- a CDS encoding Nif3-like dinuclear metal center hexameric protein translates to MAHSQSIAARLDVLLRTAEIPDYPGALNGLQLTSRRDVRHIAAAVDFSSFIVDEAIRVGTDLLLVHHGMFWGGAQPLVGPSYERLAKLIAKDIAVYSSHLPLDVHPELGNNVLLARRLGLTPSSGFARYKTIEVGVSGTANVSTSALVDRSRELAKEFGGDAIATPFAPDRVTKRWGICTGAGADSDTVREALDRGIDTIVVGEGPHHTAVLARDHGLVIVYAGHYATETLGIRALGERIASELGIESRFLDAPTGL, encoded by the coding sequence ATGGCGCACTCCCAATCGATCGCCGCTCGCCTCGACGTACTGCTTCGAACCGCAGAGATACCCGACTATCCGGGCGCTCTGAACGGTCTCCAACTCACAAGCAGGCGCGACGTGCGCCACATCGCCGCGGCGGTCGATTTCTCGTCATTCATAGTCGATGAGGCCATACGCGTCGGCACTGATCTGCTACTCGTTCATCACGGAATGTTCTGGGGCGGCGCGCAGCCGCTCGTTGGACCGTCATACGAACGCCTCGCGAAACTCATTGCGAAGGATATCGCCGTGTATTCTTCGCACTTGCCGCTCGACGTGCACCCCGAGCTCGGCAACAACGTGTTACTTGCACGACGGCTTGGCCTAACGCCGTCGTCCGGTTTTGCAAGATACAAAACCATCGAGGTTGGCGTGAGCGGCACAGCGAACGTCTCGACCTCGGCTCTGGTCGATCGCTCCAGAGAGCTTGCCAAAGAATTTGGAGGCGACGCGATCGCCACACCATTTGCGCCCGATCGCGTGACAAAACGCTGGGGGATTTGCACCGGCGCGGGGGCTGACTCGGACACGGTTCGCGAGGCGCTGGACCGCGGCATCGACACGATCGTTGTCGGTGAAGGGCCGCACCACACGGCGGTACTGGCACGCGATCACGGTCTCGTCATCGTCTATGCGGGCCACTACGCAACCGAGACACTCGGAATCCGAGCGCTGGGCGAACGAATCGCCAGTGAGCTCGGCATCGAGTCGCGATTTCTCGACGCGCCCACGGGGTTGTGA
- a CDS encoding BMP family protein produces MPEPYTLRQSLHDFYREFSTGFHTLQIVFLTVAIGACGPSKQGNSSETPATASAFRVALLTPGSISDQSWNGGAYQGLLRIRDSLSASVSHIQTKTPAEFEENFRQYGNQGYNLVFGHGFEFQDAARAVGPSYPKTQYVITSGNTASGNVSGMVFGFAEPSYLAGIVAGVMTRTNRLGVVGGTELPPVRESFRAFEAGVHSVNPAAKVVTGYIGNWDDVSAGKEQALAQLASGVDVIFQNADAAGLGIFQAVREAKHAYIFGTNSNQNELAPEVTIGSVAIDLPHAFLTVARAVRDHTFKPGIITLGMREQVVELVLNPRLVSRIPAATQRVVDSTRALILAGKFNIPKTIAAAR; encoded by the coding sequence GTGCCAGAACCATACACACTTAGGCAAAGCTTACACGATTTTTATCGCGAGTTTTCCACGGGCTTCCACACGCTTCAGATCGTCTTCCTCACAGTCGCGATTGGCGCGTGTGGCCCCTCGAAGCAGGGGAATTCCTCAGAGACGCCTGCGACCGCATCCGCGTTCCGCGTCGCGCTGCTGACGCCGGGATCGATCTCTGATCAGTCGTGGAATGGGGGTGCGTACCAGGGTTTGCTGCGGATCCGCGATTCGTTGAGCGCGAGTGTCAGTCACATACAGACGAAAACGCCCGCCGAGTTCGAGGAGAATTTCCGACAGTATGGGAATCAGGGCTACAACTTGGTGTTCGGGCATGGCTTCGAGTTCCAGGATGCCGCACGGGCCGTCGGACCATCGTATCCGAAAACCCAGTACGTCATAACATCTGGTAATACCGCCAGCGGCAACGTTTCGGGAATGGTGTTTGGGTTCGCCGAACCATCGTACCTCGCTGGAATCGTTGCCGGCGTAATGACGCGTACGAACCGCCTCGGTGTTGTAGGCGGCACCGAACTGCCTCCCGTTCGTGAAAGCTTTCGAGCGTTCGAGGCCGGTGTACACAGCGTCAACCCGGCGGCGAAGGTTGTCACGGGATACATCGGTAATTGGGACGACGTCAGCGCTGGAAAGGAGCAAGCTCTCGCCCAGCTTGCGAGCGGAGTCGACGTCATTTTCCAGAATGCCGATGCGGCGGGGCTCGGAATATTTCAGGCCGTGCGCGAAGCGAAGCACGCCTACATCTTCGGCACGAACTCGAATCAGAACGAGTTGGCGCCAGAAGTCACAATCGGTAGCGTCGCGATCGATCTGCCACACGCGTTTCTCACCGTTGCGCGCGCAGTCCGGGACCACACGTTCAAACCCGGCATCATCACTCTCGGCATGCGCGAACAGGTTGTCGAGCTGGTGCTCAACCCGCGCCTCGTTTCGCGGATACCGGCCGCGACGCAGCGCGTCGTGGACTCGACACGTGCCTTGATCCTCGCGGGGAAATTCAACATCCCCAAAACGATCGCGGCGGCTCGGTAG
- a CDS encoding ParB/RepB/Spo0J family partition protein, which yields MSTEKPRRLGRGLEALIGSTQTAGVPASDLQRIATSRIRPNPYQPRRDFEPAALAELEASIKANGLLQPITVRRRGDSYELVAGERRLRAVTNLQWKDIPAVVRDFDDQALLVLALVENLQRADLNAVEEARGYQRLLGEFSLTHQEVAEAVGKDRSTITNLLRVLTLPDSIQHLVESGKLSGGHARALAGTTDEEAIRIADQIIADGLSVRQTEQRVRAKRGEKTPTEAERSTANGRRRNPALQQLEDQLRHYLQTDVQIDLNGESKGSIRVSFYSADDLDRLMELILRDKREEYR from the coding sequence ATGAGCACTGAAAAGCCGCGCCGGCTGGGACGAGGCCTCGAGGCACTCATCGGTTCTACCCAAACCGCAGGGGTCCCCGCATCGGACCTTCAGCGAATCGCCACCTCGCGGATCAGGCCAAATCCTTACCAGCCACGACGTGACTTCGAGCCGGCTGCGCTGGCGGAACTCGAAGCATCCATCAAGGCAAACGGCCTGCTTCAGCCCATTACCGTGCGGAGGAGGGGTGATAGCTACGAGCTTGTGGCCGGCGAGCGAAGACTCCGCGCGGTTACCAACCTGCAATGGAAGGACATCCCTGCTGTTGTTCGAGACTTTGACGACCAGGCGCTTCTCGTCCTGGCGTTGGTCGAAAATCTCCAGCGCGCCGACCTCAACGCGGTCGAGGAAGCCAGAGGATACCAGCGCCTTCTTGGTGAATTCTCGTTGACGCACCAGGAGGTTGCCGAGGCGGTCGGCAAGGATCGCAGCACGATTACGAACCTGCTTCGCGTGCTCACTCTTCCAGACTCGATCCAGCACCTCGTCGAGTCGGGAAAGCTCTCGGGCGGCCATGCCCGGGCCTTGGCAGGAACCACCGACGAAGAGGCGATCCGGATTGCCGACCAGATCATTGCCGACGGCCTGAGCGTTCGGCAGACGGAACAGCGGGTACGGGCCAAGCGAGGCGAGAAGACTCCCACGGAAGCCGAGCGCTCGACCGCAAACGGCCGTAGACGAAATCCCGCACTTCAGCAGCTCGAGGATCAGCTACGCCATTATCTGCAGACCGACGTACAGATCGATCTCAACGGAGAGTCGAAGGGATCGATTCGCGTGTCGTTCTATTCGGCCGATGATCTAGATCGGCTTATGGAGCTGATTCTTCGCGACAAGCGCGAGGAATATCGATAG
- a CDS encoding ParA family protein has protein sequence MSPVARIIAVANQKGGVGKTTTAVNLAASLAAAEQRTLLVDGDPQGNATSGLGTSRETIAATVYDVLIGSATARNAIMKEVQFRHLDLLPATPELAGAEVELVDHPSRDRAMRNALAEIVSDYDYILIDCPPSLSLITVNMLAAADALLIPVQCEYYALEGLSQLLNTVHLVQRSVNDSLAIDGVLLTMYDARLNLSRQVAAEAREYFGGKVFETVIPRNVRLAEAPSFGKPIILYDVASVGAQAYMSVARELIERVSTRQQSTPTVTHPDIQVVGGQSEQTA, from the coding sequence ATGAGCCCCGTGGCCCGAATTATTGCCGTTGCAAATCAGAAGGGTGGCGTTGGGAAGACCACCACCGCTGTGAATCTCGCCGCAAGCCTGGCCGCCGCAGAGCAACGCACGCTGCTGGTGGATGGCGATCCACAGGGGAATGCGACGAGCGGGCTTGGCACTTCCCGCGAGACGATTGCCGCGACCGTCTACGACGTCCTCATCGGTAGCGCGACGGCTCGCAACGCAATCATGAAGGAAGTACAGTTCCGTCACCTTGATCTGCTTCCGGCAACGCCAGAGCTTGCAGGTGCGGAGGTCGAGCTCGTTGACCATCCGAGCAGGGATAGGGCAATGCGTAATGCGCTCGCTGAAATAGTGAGCGACTACGATTACATCCTGATCGACTGTCCGCCGTCACTGAGCCTCATTACCGTCAACATGCTCGCCGCGGCCGACGCGCTGCTCATTCCCGTTCAGTGCGAGTACTACGCGCTCGAGGGTTTGTCGCAGCTCTTGAATACCGTTCACCTCGTTCAGCGGAGCGTTAACGACTCTCTGGCGATCGATGGCGTGCTCCTCACAATGTACGACGCTCGGCTCAATCTATCCCGGCAAGTCGCGGCCGAAGCCCGCGAATACTTCGGCGGTAAGGTGTTCGAGACAGTCATTCCGCGAAACGTTCGTCTCGCTGAGGCGCCCAGCTTCGGGAAGCCAATCATCCTTTATGACGTCGCCTCGGTTGGTGCGCAGGCATACATGAGTGTCGCGCGCGAATTGATCGAACGCGTCTCTACGCGTCAGCAGTCGACTCCAACGGTTACGCATCCCGATATTCAGGTTGTTGGCGGACAATCGGAGCAGACGGCATGA
- a CDS encoding SIMPL domain-containing protein (The SIMPL domain is named for its presence in mouse protein SIMPL (signalling molecule that associates with mouse pelle-like kinase). Bacterial member BP26, from Brucella, was shown to assemble into a channel-like structure, while YggE from E. coli has been associated with resistance to oxidative stress.), whose amino-acid sequence MRRPTMLLLCTTLLVGSVSAQRTLAQASIANPPHPEIVAAATGEAQLTPDRAAVYVGVQTRASTANAAARDNAQRQRAIIDAIVALGISREQVSTENYSVSPDTRYDQATQRTTIVGYVVSNVVRVEVRRIDQIASVLDTALSRGANQINSLDLFASNADSARHEALAQAVSRARSDAEAMARAAGGSLGPLVELGTADAGPRPVYRMQVFNMDVRAAAPTPIEAGQQKVQVSVTAKWQFVPR is encoded by the coding sequence ATGCGGCGCCCCACCATGTTGTTGCTTTGTACTACGCTATTGGTCGGTTCGGTCTCGGCGCAGCGAACGCTCGCGCAGGCGAGCATCGCTAATCCGCCGCACCCGGAGATCGTGGCGGCGGCGACTGGCGAAGCGCAGCTCACGCCGGATCGAGCCGCTGTGTACGTCGGCGTCCAAACGCGTGCCTCGACGGCGAACGCCGCGGCGCGCGACAATGCGCAACGACAGCGAGCAATCATCGACGCAATCGTTGCGTTGGGCATTTCGCGCGAGCAGGTGTCGACGGAGAACTACAGCGTGTCTCCTGACACGCGGTATGATCAGGCAACACAGCGCACGACAATAGTTGGCTACGTCGTCAGCAACGTCGTTAGGGTCGAGGTCCGACGGATCGATCAGATTGCATCGGTTCTCGACACCGCGCTCTCGAGAGGAGCCAACCAAATCAACTCGTTGGATTTGTTCGCGTCGAACGCTGATTCGGCGCGGCACGAGGCACTTGCCCAGGCGGTGTCGCGCGCACGAAGCGACGCCGAGGCAATGGCGCGTGCAGCGGGTGGCTCTCTTGGTCCTCTCGTGGAGTTGGGGACGGCGGATGCCGGCCCACGACCGGTTTATCGAATGCAAGTCTTTAACATGGACGTTCGGGCAGCGGCGCCAACTCCGATTGAAGCTGGGCAACAGAAAGTTCAGGTCAGCGTTACGGCGAAATGGCAGTTTGTGCCGCGCTAA
- the mnmG gene encoding tRNA uridine-5-carboxymethylaminomethyl(34) synthesis enzyme MnmG: MMPSSTSRANEADFDVIVVGAGHAGTEAAVAAARVGARVAIITSALETIGQMSCNPAIGGVAKGTVVREVDALGGIMGKATDLAMLQFRMLNRSKGPAVWAPRAQCDRGLYRRAVRSLLEQQPALAPVQGTVARLVLDEDDHCVLGVETLEGRRFGARCVVITTGTFLRGRIHIGTETKFAGGRAGETAATHLAEQLERIGLEVARFKTGTPPRVDGRSVGLSRLERQESEVEQFDYSWSHFWPAARRDGGSIRHPAQLPCWITFLGEAGKHIIAENIKKSAMYGGAIASRGPRYCPSVEDKIVKFPAAERHQIFLEPEGHDTTELYVNGLSTSLPADVQLDILHTIPGLERARMTRAGYAIEYDYYPPTQLDAMLQVRALPGLYFAGQINGTTGYEEAAGQGTFAGLNAGRAALGHPGVTLGRESSYIGVLVDDLVTRGVDEPYRLFTSRSEFRLTVRQDNALRRLSGFGEQLGIYDDREQTIIDRRLESEAAARRLANETSISPTIADAILVRAGTSPLAHRVRITELAKRQGVTLTDLFAAAGVGADLDRDAVVTAELEIKYSGYFEREREQADKMRRMAQLKLDADLPYTAMLSLSVEARQKLASIRPGTLAQASRVPGVSPNDLQNLLIEIEKRRRATAMI, from the coding sequence ATGATGCCTTCTTCGACCTCACGAGCTAACGAAGCCGACTTCGACGTCATCGTCGTGGGTGCGGGCCATGCGGGAACCGAGGCCGCCGTTGCTGCTGCTCGCGTCGGCGCACGGGTCGCCATCATAACGAGTGCGCTCGAGACGATCGGCCAGATGTCGTGCAATCCGGCGATCGGCGGAGTGGCCAAAGGCACAGTGGTGCGCGAGGTTGACGCTCTTGGCGGCATCATGGGCAAGGCCACCGATCTCGCAATGTTGCAGTTCCGCATGCTGAACCGCAGCAAGGGACCGGCAGTATGGGCACCCCGAGCGCAATGTGATCGGGGCCTCTATCGCCGAGCAGTCAGGAGCCTTCTCGAGCAACAGCCAGCGCTCGCGCCAGTCCAAGGAACCGTCGCGCGTCTGGTGCTCGATGAGGACGATCATTGTGTTCTCGGCGTCGAGACGCTCGAGGGACGGCGATTCGGCGCGCGCTGCGTTGTCATTACCACCGGAACCTTTCTCCGCGGTCGCATCCACATAGGGACCGAGACGAAATTCGCTGGCGGCCGTGCCGGCGAGACCGCGGCGACACATCTCGCGGAACAACTCGAGCGTATCGGTCTCGAGGTCGCGCGATTCAAGACAGGAACGCCACCGCGCGTCGACGGGAGGTCGGTCGGGCTGTCGCGTCTCGAGCGGCAGGAGAGCGAGGTCGAGCAGTTCGATTACTCGTGGTCGCACTTCTGGCCTGCGGCGCGACGAGACGGTGGCTCGATTCGGCATCCGGCTCAGCTTCCCTGCTGGATCACCTTCCTGGGGGAAGCGGGAAAGCATATCATCGCTGAGAACATCAAAAAGTCAGCGATGTATGGCGGCGCCATTGCCTCGCGTGGACCTCGGTATTGTCCATCTGTCGAAGACAAGATCGTCAAATTCCCAGCGGCCGAGCGGCACCAGATCTTTCTCGAGCCTGAAGGGCACGATACGACCGAGCTGTACGTGAATGGTCTCTCGACCTCTCTTCCGGCCGACGTGCAGCTCGACATTCTTCACACAATTCCGGGCCTCGAGCGAGCGCGCATGACTCGCGCCGGCTACGCGATCGAGTACGACTACTATCCCCCAACGCAGCTCGATGCGATGCTGCAGGTGCGAGCGCTGCCGGGATTGTACTTCGCGGGACAGATCAACGGCACAACCGGATACGAGGAAGCGGCAGGGCAGGGAACGTTCGCCGGGCTGAACGCCGGTCGCGCCGCCCTTGGCCATCCCGGCGTCACGCTCGGACGCGAGAGCTCGTACATCGGTGTTCTGGTGGATGACCTTGTCACACGAGGAGTCGATGAGCCGTATCGCCTCTTCACTTCGCGCTCGGAGTTTCGCCTAACGGTTCGTCAGGATAATGCTCTTCGGCGATTGTCTGGCTTTGGCGAGCAGCTAGGCATTTACGATGATCGCGAGCAGACGATCATCGATCGGCGACTCGAGTCCGAGGCAGCTGCGAGGCGCCTTGCGAACGAGACCAGCATCTCGCCCACGATCGCAGACGCGATACTCGTGCGCGCTGGCACGAGCCCTCTTGCCCACCGTGTGCGCATCACGGAGTTGGCCAAGCGTCAGGGCGTGACTCTGACGGATCTCTTCGCCGCAGCCGGAGTTGGCGCGGATCTGGATCGCGACGCCGTCGTGACCGCGGAGCTCGAGATCAAGTATTCCGGCTACTTCGAGCGCGAACGAGAGCAGGCCGACAAGATGCGCCGGATGGCGCAACTCAAGCTCGATGCGGACCTGCCTTACACGGCAATGCTCTCGCTTTCGGTAGAAGCGCGACAGAAGCTCGCTTCCATCCGCCCGGGAACCCTGGCGCAGGCATCGCGCGTGCCTGGCGTGAGTCCCAACGATCTTCAGAATCTCCTGATCGAAATCGAGAAGCGACGCCGAGCGACCGCGATGATCTGA
- a CDS encoding NfeD family protein, with product MTAVYLGAFILGLLIGVAIMLFGIERRPTSTTASSDSASRTSLPLLAAFAVAFGASGYSLLRVLSGRGAFFAALIIGVAAVLLTRWLVAKSASMSVEHDIDDERYVLQGHVARVVASIDAGSEGRISFDVGSEKRTLRARSLDDTSVVEGTEVIIERIEGDLAYVEPWLQVEQRL from the coding sequence ATGACCGCTGTGTATCTCGGAGCCTTCATTCTTGGACTCCTCATCGGCGTCGCCATCATGCTTTTCGGCATCGAGCGTCGGCCGACGTCGACGACGGCTTCGTCCGACAGCGCGAGCCGCACGTCTCTGCCTCTTCTTGCAGCGTTCGCGGTGGCTTTCGGAGCCTCTGGGTATTCGCTTTTGCGCGTGCTATCAGGGCGGGGGGCATTTTTCGCGGCGCTGATAATTGGTGTCGCGGCCGTGTTGTTGACGCGATGGCTCGTCGCAAAATCGGCGTCCATGTCGGTCGAGCACGATATCGATGATGAGCGTTACGTGCTTCAAGGACACGTTGCGAGGGTCGTTGCCTCCATCGACGCGGGAAGCGAAGGACGAATCAGCTTCGATGTCGGATCGGAGAAGCGTACGCTGCGCGCTCGGAGCCTCGACGACACGTCGGTGGTCGAGGGAACTGAAGTAATCATCGAGCGAATTGAAGGTGATTTGGCGTATGTGGAGCCGTGGCTCCAAGTGGAGCAGAGGCTGTAG